Proteins encoded within one genomic window of Oryza glaberrima chromosome 12, OglaRS2, whole genome shotgun sequence:
- the LOC127757482 gene encoding DExH-box ATP-dependent RNA helicase DExH9 — MATLKRKADSAAAELASPPPKAPRGSEALAESPALAGEPVACVHDVSYPEGYDPSAPATHLLNGGAGAEGAGPAKTFPFQLDPFQAEAIRCLDNGESVMVSAHTSAGKTVVALYAIAMSLRNQQRVIYTSPIKALSNQKYREFKEEFSDVGLMTGDVTIEPNASCLVMTTEIWRSMQYKGSEVMREVAWIIFDEVHYMRDRERGVVWEESIVMAPKNSRFVFLSATVPNAKEFADWVAKVHKQPCHIVYTDYRPTPLQHYVFPSGGDGLYLVVDEKSKFREDSFQKALNALVPASENDKKRENGKWQKGLLTGKPSEDSDIFKMVKMIIQRQYDPVILFSFSKRECEFLAMQMAKMDLNDDDEKANIETIFWSAMDLLSDDDKKLPQVSNMLPLLKRGIGVHHSGLLPILKEVIEILFQEGLIKCLFATETFSIGLNMPAKTVVFTNVRKFDGDRFRWLSSGEYIQMSGRAGRRGIDQRGICILMVDEKMEPSTAKMMLKGSADSLNSAFHLSYNMLLNQIRCEDGDPEKLLRHSFYQFQADRALPDLEKQVKELELERNSMIIEEEENLKSYYDLLQQYKNLKKDVRDIVHSPKYVLPFLQPGRLARVQYSTDEQSTFSIDENITWGVTINFEKVKTHSEDRRPEDSDYTVDVLTRCSVSKDKSGKKTMKIIPLKDRGEPVVISLPLSQIDGLSSIRMHIPKDLLPVEARENTLRKVDEVISRFAKDGIPLLDPEEDMKVQSSSFRKASRRIEALESLFEKHDVHNSPHIKQKLKVLHAKQELSAKIKAIKKTMRSSTALAFKDELKARKRVLRRLGYITSEDVVEVKGKVACEISSADELTLTELMFSGTLKDATVEQMVALLSCFVWQEKLQDAPKPREELDLLFFQLQETARRVANLQLECKIQIDVESFVNSFRPDIMEAVYSWAKGSKFYQIMEMTQVFEGSLIRAIRRLEEVLQQLILASKSIGETQLEAKLEEAVSKIKRDIVFAASLYL; from the exons atggcgaCCCTCAAGCGTAAGGCCGATTCCGCGGCCGCCGAGCTCGCGTCCCCTCCTCCCAAGGCCCCGCGGGGCTCGGAAGCACTCGCTGAATCgcccgccctcgccggcgagcccgtCGCCTGCGTGCACGACGTCTCCTACCCGGAAGGCTATGACCCGTCCGCCCCCGCCACCCACCTGCtcaacggcggcgccggcgccgagggtGCTGGGCCTGCCAAGACCTTCCCGTTCCAGCTCGACCCCTTCCAGGCCGAGGCCATCCGATGCCTCGACAACGGCGAATCCGTCATG GTCTCGGCTCACACATCAGCTGGAAAGACTGTGGTTGCATTGTATGCAATAGCAATGTCTTTGCGTAATCAGCAACGTGTCATCTATACATCTCCAATCAAGGCTTTGAGTAACCAAAAGTACAGAGAATTCAAAGAAGAGTTCTCTGATGTTGGCCTCATGACTGGGGATGTTACTATTGAGCCAAATGCATCTTGTTTG GTCATGACCACAGAAATTTGGCGTAGCATGCAGTATAAAGGATCAGAAGTCATGAGGGAAGTAGCTTGGATTATATTTGATGAAGTACACTACATGcgtgatagagagagaggagtggtgTGGGAGGAGAGTATAGTGATGGCTCCTAAGAACTCACGATTTGTGTTCCTCTCAGCTACCGTGCCTAATGCCAAGGAGTTTGCTGACTGGGTGGCTAAG GTACATAAGCAACCTTGTCATATAGTATACACTGACTACCGGCCTACACCTCTCCAACACTATGTATTTCCTTCTGGAGGTGATGGTTTATATCTGGTAGTTGATGAGAAGAGCAAGTTCAGAGAGGATAGTTTTCAGAAAGCTTTGAATGCGCTTGTCCCTGCTAGTGAGAACGACAAAAAGAGGGAAAATGGGAAGTGGCAGAAAGGTCTCTTGACAGGAAAACCTAGTGAGGACAGCGACATATTCAAGATGGTGAAGATGATAATTCAGCGTCAATATGACCCAGTCATACTTTTTAGCTTTAGCAAAAGGGAGTGTGAATTTCTTGCTATGCAG ATGGCTAAGATGGActtgaatgatgatgatgagaaggCAAACATTGAAACAATTTTTTGGAGTGCTATGGATTTGCTTTCAGATGATGATAAAAAGCTTCCCCAG GTTTCAAATATGCTTCCCTTATTGAAACGTGGCATTGGTGTACATCATTCTGGTCTTTTGCCCATTTTGAAGGAAGTGATTGAGATACTCTTCCAAGAGGGCCTTATCAAG TGTTTGTTTGCCACAGAAACATTCAGTATTGGTTTGAACATGCCTGCAAAGACTGTTGTGTTTACCAATGTGCGAAAATTTGACGGTGATCGATTCAGATGGTTGTCAAGTGGAGAATACATCCAAATGAGTGGCCGTGCTGGTCGCCGAGGTATTGATCAGCGTGGTATCTGTATATTGATGGTAGATGAGAAAATGGAACCTTCAACTGCCAAAATGATGCTGAAAGGAAGTGCTGATAGTTTGAACAG TGCCTTTCATTTGAGCTACAATATGTTGTTAAATCAAATACGCTGTGAAGATGGTGATCCTGAAAAGCTTCTTCGGCACTCATTTTACCAATTTCAAGCTGATCGAGCTCTCCCTGATCTTGAG AAGCAAGTCAAGGAGCTGGAACTAGAGAGAAATTCCATGATTATTGAGGAGGAAGAGAACCTAAAGAGTTATTATGATCTCTTGCAGCAGTACAAAAATCTAAAGAAGGATGTCCGCGATATTGTTCATTCTCCTAAATATGTTCTACCTTTCTTGCAACCAGGAAGGCTTGCTCGCGTTCAGTACAGTACTGATGAGCAATCCACCTTCTCTATTGATGAAAACATCACTTGGGGAGTTACAATAAACTTCGAAAAGGTGAAAACCCATAGTGAAG ataGGAGGCCTGAGGATTCTGATTACACAGTTGATGTTCTCACAAGATGTTCTGTAAGTAAGGACAAAAGTGGAAAGAAGACAATGAAGATTATTCCTCTGAAAGACCGTGGAGAACCGGTTGTCATTTCCTTGCCACTTTCTCAG ATTGATGGACTAAGCAGCATTCGGATGCACATACCAAAGGATCTTTTGCCTGTAGAAGCTCGAGAAAACACATTGAGGAAAGTTGATGAAGTTATTTCCAGGTTTGCTAAAGATGGGATCCCTTTATTGGATCCAGAAGAGGATAtgaaa gtACAATCAAGCTCTTTCCGGAAAGCTTCCAGAAGAATAGAAGCTCTTGAAAGTTTATTTGAGAAGCACGATGTCCACAATTCTCCACATATTAAACAAAAGCTAAAAGTGTTGCATGCTAAACAAGAATTATCAGCCAAAATAAAGgccattaaaaaaacaatgcgGTCTTCAACTGCTTTAGCCTTCAAAGATGAGCTCAAGGCCCGAAAACGGGTTCTTCGTAGACTGGG ATATATTACAAGTGAGGATGTTGTGGAAGTGAAGGGCAAAGTAGCATGCGAGATAAGTTCTGCTGATGAGCTAACATTGACAGAGCTTATGTTTAGCGGCACTCTGAAGGATGCTACAGTAGAACAGATGGTAGCGCTGCTTTCTTGCTTTGTTTGGCAGGAAAAGCTTCAGGATGCCCCAAAGCCAAGGGAGGAGCTCGACTTGCTGTTCTTCCAGTTGCAGGAGACAGCTAGAAGGGTTGCTAACCTTCAGCTTGAATGCAAG ATCCAAATTGACGTGGAGAGTTTTGTGAACTCTTTCCGGCCTGATATAATGGAAGCGGTGTATTCATGGGCCAAAGGATCCAAATTCTATCAAATCATGGAGATGACCCAAGTATTTGAGGGCAGCTTGATCAGGGCTATCAGGAGGCTTGAGGAGGTCCTGCAACAGCTAATTCTGGCATCGAAGTCCATCGGTGAAACCCAATTGGAAGCAAAACTTGAGGAGGCTGTCAGTAAGATCAAGAGGGATATAGTGTTTGCAGCATCTTTATACCTGTAA